The following nucleotide sequence is from Streptomyces sp. HUAS CB01.
TGACCCACCGTTCGTACGCGTACGAGAACGGCGGTCTGCCCACCAACGAGCGGCTGGAGTTCCTCGGGGACTCCGTGCTCGGCCTGGTGGTCACGGACACGCTGTACCGCACCCACCCCGACCTGCCCGAGGGCCAGCTGGCCAAGCTGCGGGCCGCGGTGGTCAATTCGCGTGCGCTGGCGGAGGTCGGCCGTGGTCTCGATCTCGGGTCCTTCATTCGCCTCGGCCGGGGCGAAGAGGGCACGGGCGGACGGGACAAGGCGTCCATCCTCGCCGACACCCTGGAAGCGGTGATCGGCGCGGTCTATCTCGACCAGGGCCTCGACGCGGCGTCCGAGCTGGTGCACCGGCTCTTCGACCCGCTGATCGAGAAGTCCTCGAACCTCGGTGCCGGCCTGGACTGGAAGACCAGTCTCCAGGAGCTCACGGCGGCCGAGGGGCTCGGAGTGCCCGAGTACCTGGTCTCCGAGACGGGTCCGGACCACGAGAAGACCTTCACTGCTGCCGCCCGCGTCGGTGGTGTCTCGTACGGCACCGGCACCGGCCGCAGCAAGAAGGAAGCGGAGCAGCAGGCGGCGGAGTCCGCGTGGCGCGCGATCCGCGCCGCGGCCGACGAGCGCGCGGCGGCGGCGAAGGCCGCCGAAGCCGCCGAGGCCGCGGAGACCGAAGGGGTCGCCGACACCCCTTCACCCCGCGCCACCGCCTGACCGGTTCGCTTCCGGACCCCGCCGCGCCCCGCGCGGCGGGGTCCTTTCCTTCCCGCACCCTGCCGGCCGTCTTCCCACCTGGTCGTCGGCCGTCCGCCCGCTGCCGGCGGGGAACGGGCCCGCAGCCCGCTCCGAGGCGGCACGGAGGTACGCTGCGGGCGTCGAGTCGGTCCAGTTCCGGAGGAGATACGTGCCCGAGTTGCCCGAGGTGGAAGTCGTGCGGCGGGGACTCGAGCAGTGGGTCTCCGGGCGGACCGTGAGCGGTGTGGAGGTCCTGCACCCGCGGGCCGTGCGCCGGCACCTCGGCGGCGGGGACGACTTCGGGGCGAGGCTCCGGGGGCACCGGATCGGCACCGCCCGGCGGCGCGGGAAGTACCTCTGGCTGCCACTGGACGACGGCAGCGCCGTCCTCGGACACCTCGGCATGAGCGGGCAGCTTCTCGTCCAGCCGGAGGCGGCGGAGGACGAGAAGCACCTCCGGATCCGGATCCGCTTCGACGACGACCTCGGAACCGAACTCCGCTTCGTCGACCAGCGCACCTTCGGCGGTCTGTCGCTCCACGACACCACCCCGGACGGGCTGCCGGACGCCATCGCGCACATCGCCCGGGACCCCCTCGACCCCGAGTTCGACGACGCGGCCTTCCACACGGCACTCCGGCTGCGCCGGACGACGGTCAAGCGCGCCCTGCTCGACCAGTCCCTGATCAGCGGTGTCGGCAACATCTACGCCGACGAGGCCCTGTGGCGCGCCAGGCTCCACTACGACCGCCCCACGGCCGGTCTGACCCGCCCCCGGTCCGCCGAACTCCTCGGCCATGTACGGGACGTGATGAACGCCGCCCTCGCCGTCGGCGGCACCAGCTTCGACAGCCTCTACGTCAACGTGAACGGCGAGTCGGGGTACTTCGACCGGTCCCTCGACGCGTACGGGCGCGAGGACGAGCCCTGCCGCCGCTGCGGTACGGCGATGCGCCGCCGCCCCTGGATGAACCGCTCCAGCTACTTCTGCCCGCGCTGTCAGCGCCCGCCGCGGCCGGTCCGCTCGCTGCCGCGCGTCGCGTCGTAACGTCCGCGCGCGGCCAGCACCTGCGGCATCCGCTCCTCCACGAGACCGATCAGACCGAGCAGCCGCTCGGCGATCTCCCTCCCGAGCGGGGTGAGTTCGTAGTCGACCCGCGGCGGGTTGGTGGGCTGCGCGTCACGGTGGACGAGCCCGTCCCGCTCCAGCGCGTGCAGCGTCTGGGAGAGCATCTTCTCGCTGACCCCGTCGACGCGCCGCCGCAGCTCGTTGAAGCGGGAACCGCTCTCGTACAGCGCGCCCAGCGTCAGGCTGCCCCAGCGCCCGGTCACATGCTCCAGCGTGCCGCGCGACGGGCACTGCCGGTCGAACACGTCGAAGGCGATGGCGTCGTCCATGCGCGACACCCTACGCCCGGGAAGCGCTCACCCACAGGGAGCACTGTGCTCCGGAAAGCAGGAGGCGTTGGCCGTACGGGGCTGTCGGTGGCACGTACTAGCGTGCCCGCGACACCCCGTCGATCTTCGTACGCCCGAGGAGCCACGATGCCCGGAGACACGCCCGATCTGCCCGCGACGGATCTGCGCACCCTGATACCGGAGTACGCGGCTCTCGCCCGGCAGGCCACCCTCCTCAACCCGGAGCCCGGCGAACCCGGTGTGGGGGAGAGCTCGCTGGGAGGCGAGCTGCTGTGGCCCGCGGACGAGCCGTGGCCGTACTGCGCGCAGGAGGACCACTGGACGTACGGGGCCGACTGGCGCAACTGCACCGAGATCGTCCCGGGTGCGGTGCCGATGGTGCCGATCCTCCAGCTGTACGCCAAGGACGTACCGGAGCTGGAGTTCCCGGCGGGGAAGGACCTGCTGCAGCTGGTCTGGTGCGCGCTGAACCACGAACAGGACCCCGGGCCGGTGATGCCGCGGCTGTACTGGCGCAACGAGGCGGAGGTCGTGGCCGGAGGGCTGCTGTCCGAGGTGCCCGGGGTGAGCGAGGGGGAGTTCGACGAGGACAACATGCCGGAGCCGTCCACGGTGTCCCCGGCCACCGCGGAGGACTGGCCGGGGTGGCACGACCTGCCCGGCGACATGGGGGAGACCTGGGAGCACCGGCTTCGGATGACCACGGGCGCCTCCGTCCGGCCGCCCGACGCCAACATCATCGCGACGAAGGTCGGCGGCTGGCCGGCCTGGATTCAGCCCGCCGACTGGCCGGACTGCGAGAGCGGACACCGCATGGAGCACCTGCTGACCATCACCGGCGACATACAGCTGGGCGACTGCGGCGGCGTCTACTTCTTCCACTGCCGACGGTGCGCCGGCCTGCCGTGGGACTGGCGCTTCGACTGCCACTGACGACCCGGGACGGCGGGGCGGGTTCGGCGGTGTCCCGCCGGTGGGGCCGAGGCGGGTTCCACGCCGTGGACGTACGCACCCGGTGCCTGCCGGCCGGGCACACGCCCCGCCGTGGTCGCGGTCCGGGCCGCCCCGGCGGCCGATGACGGCTCCGAGACGGCCCGGAAGTGCGGGCGGGTCGACCGACCCGCGGTGTTCTCAGAAGCCGAAGTCCTGTGTCCACCACGGGCCGCCCTGGGCGAAGGAGACCCCCACGCCCAGCGTCCGGTACTCGCAGTTGAGGATGTTCGCGCGGTGGCCGTCGCTGTTCATCCACGCGTTCATCACGGTCCGGGCGTCGGCCTGGCCGCGGGCGATGTTCTCGGCGCCCAGTCCGCCGACGCCGGCCTGCGCGGCCCGGTCCCAGGGGCCGTCGCCCTCCGGGTCGGTGTGGTCGAAGAAGCTGCGCGTCGCCATGTCGGAGCTGAACCTGCCGGCGAGGCGGGCCAGCGAGGAGTCCGGGCGCACCGGGGCGCAGCCCACCTTGGCGCGTTCCTTGTTGACGAGGGCCAGCACCTCGGCCTCCGCCGCCGTCTCACCCGACGGGGCCTTGGGCCGCGGCTTCGCCGGGGCGGGGACGGCCCTGCGCTCGGGGGCGGTCGTCTTGCGCTCCGCCGCCTTGCCGCGGGAGGTCTCGGGGCTGCCGGCAGCGGCCGGCGGCTTGGCCTCGGGCGCCTTCTTCACCGGCGGCTTCGGCTTCGACGCGGGCGCCGACGAGGACCCCTTCGGCGAGTTGCCGGTGGTCGACGACATGCCCTTCGAGGCGCGGGGGGCCGGCTCGGCCGATGCGCGCTCGGACGGGGTGGCGGAGGCGCCGCCCTGGGCCGTGAGATCACCGGAGGCCACCTCGCGCACATGCTGCGCCGCGGTCTTCTCGCCTCCCGCGGTGAACACGTCGCCGCCCGGGACCAGCCCG
It contains:
- the rnc gene encoding ribonuclease III, encoding MSESITSASSHTLLEGRLGYQLESALLVRALTHRSYAYENGGLPTNERLEFLGDSVLGLVVTDTLYRTHPDLPEGQLAKLRAAVVNSRALAEVGRGLDLGSFIRLGRGEEGTGGRDKASILADTLEAVIGAVYLDQGLDAASELVHRLFDPLIEKSSNLGAGLDWKTSLQELTAAEGLGVPEYLVSETGPDHEKTFTAAARVGGVSYGTGTGRSKKEAEQQAAESAWRAIRAAADERAAAAKAAEAAEAAETEGVADTPSPRATA
- the mutM gene encoding bifunctional DNA-formamidopyrimidine glycosylase/DNA-(apurinic or apyrimidinic site) lyase, whose translation is MPELPEVEVVRRGLEQWVSGRTVSGVEVLHPRAVRRHLGGGDDFGARLRGHRIGTARRRGKYLWLPLDDGSAVLGHLGMSGQLLVQPEAAEDEKHLRIRIRFDDDLGTELRFVDQRTFGGLSLHDTTPDGLPDAIAHIARDPLDPEFDDAAFHTALRLRRTTVKRALLDQSLISGVGNIYADEALWRARLHYDRPTAGLTRPRSAELLGHVRDVMNAALAVGGTSFDSLYVNVNGESGYFDRSLDAYGREDEPCRRCGTAMRRRPWMNRSSYFCPRCQRPPRPVRSLPRVAS
- a CDS encoding winged helix-turn-helix transcriptional regulator; protein product: MDDAIAFDVFDRQCPSRGTLEHVTGRWGSLTLGALYESGSRFNELRRRVDGVSEKMLSQTLHALERDGLVHRDAQPTNPPRVDYELTPLGREIAERLLGLIGLVEERMPQVLAARGRYDATRGSERTGRGGR
- a CDS encoding DUF1963 domain-containing protein, which translates into the protein MPGDTPDLPATDLRTLIPEYAALARQATLLNPEPGEPGVGESSLGGELLWPADEPWPYCAQEDHWTYGADWRNCTEIVPGAVPMVPILQLYAKDVPELEFPAGKDLLQLVWCALNHEQDPGPVMPRLYWRNEAEVVAGGLLSEVPGVSEGEFDEDNMPEPSTVSPATAEDWPGWHDLPGDMGETWEHRLRMTTGASVRPPDANIIATKVGGWPAWIQPADWPDCESGHRMEHLLTITGDIQLGDCGGVYFFHCRRCAGLPWDWRFDCH
- a CDS encoding CAP domain-containing protein, which produces MGRHRRKKRVPGPVRTGLLGVAAAAAVATVAVAAGLVPGGDVFTAGGEKTAAQHVREVASGDLTAQGGASATPSERASAEPAPRASKGMSSTTGNSPKGSSSAPASKPKPPVKKAPEAKPPAAAGSPETSRGKAAERKTTAPERRAVPAPAKPRPKAPSGETAAEAEVLALVNKERAKVGCAPVRPDSSLARLAGRFSSDMATRSFFDHTDPEGDGPWDRAAQAGVGGLGAENIARGQADARTVMNAWMNSDGHRANILNCEYRTLGVGVSFAQGGPWWTQDFGF